The Hypanus sabinus isolate sHypSab1 chromosome 1, sHypSab1.hap1, whole genome shotgun sequence genome contains a region encoding:
- the LOC132406667 gene encoding uncharacterized protein LOC132406667 — translation MHAVDETIPFQVESDASDFTLAATLNQASRPVAFFSRTLQGPEIRHSAVEKEAQAIVEAVRHWRHYLAGKRFTLLTDQRSVAFMFSNQQRGKIKNDKILRWRIELSTYNYDILYRPGRLNEPPDALFWGMCANAQLDQLYARHAHLCHPGVTRFYHFVKAWNMPYSLEDIRTMTRDSQVCAECKPHFYRPEKAQLIKGTRPFERPSVDFKGPLPSTDRNVYFLNIINEYSRFPFAIPCPDTTTTSVIKALRQLFTLFGYPCYIHSDRGFSFMSDELRQYLLARGIATSRTTSYNPRGNGQLERENATVWKATLLVLKSKGLPVSRWQEVLPEALHSIRSLLCTSTNATPHERLFSFPRKSATGTTLPAWLTSPGPVLLWKHVRSNKYSLMVERVHLLHANPQYAYVVLPDGQEDTVFVHDLAPAGAADHYPEHSMVTMNPVPTEVYTHLTPRTPSPT, via the coding sequence atgcatgcggtggatgagaccattcccttccaagtagagagtgacgcctccgatttcacgcttgctgctaccctcaatcaggcaagcaggccagtagcattcttttctcgtacccttcaaggccctgaaattcggcactccgcggtggagaaagaagcccaggccatagtggaggctgttaggcactggaggcactatctcgccggcaaaaggttcaccttgctgaccgaccagcgctcggttgcgttcatgttcagcaaccaacagcggggcaaaatcaaaaatgataaaattttgcggtggagaatcgaactctccacctacaactatgatatcctgtaccggcctggaaggctcaatgagccccctgatgccctattcTGGGGAATGTGTGCCAACGCACAGcttgaccagctatacgcccgccatgcacatctttgccacccaggggtcacccgattttaccatttcgtgaaagcctggaacatgccgtactcccttgaggacatcaggacgatgaccagggacagcCAAGTTTGCGCTGAGTgtaaaccgcacttctaccgtcctgaaaaggcgcaacttatcaagggcacccgcccctttgagcgaccgagtgttgactttaagggcccccttccctccaccgaccgcaatgtctactttctcaacattatcaacgagtactcgcggttcccctttgccatcccctgccccgacaccactaccacatccgtcataaaagccctgcgccagctcttcactctgttcggatatccctgctatatccacagtgatagagggttctcctttatgagtgacgagctgcgccagtacctgctggcaaggggcattgctactagtaggaccacgagctataatccccggggtaatggacagttggagagggagaatgccacagtgtggaaggccacacttttagtccttaagtcaaaagggttgccggtctctcgatggcaggaggtcctccccgaggcactccactctatccgctctctgttatgtacgtccaccaatgccacccctcatgagcgcctattctcttttcccaggaagtctgccactgggaccaccctcccggcttggctgacgtccccagggccagtgctgctctggaaacatgtgcggagcaataaatactccctgatggtcgagagggttcacctactacatgcaaacccccagtatgcctacgtggtcttacctgatgggcaggaggacacagtCTTCGtccacgacctggcgcccgcaggagcagcagaccactaccccgaacactccatggtaactatgaaccctgtacccaccgaggtgtatacccacctgacaccgcgcacaccaagccctacatag